Proteins from a genomic interval of Brachybacterium vulturis:
- a CDS encoding sensor histidine kinase codes for MDALVSLTQRLGRVVSPHGGTASKQLYFAGFMVALTVMIAISRLELLTAPTYLLALGVLAVSTVLALVIRWDELRTGWAVVVPMLDIIAIALVRDHMRDTAVAVSLLVFIPSLWMTARLRLPGVWISTAAVTALFTGPVMLRAPYIDTLTVAYTLLLPFTVLQIGLLVAGGLTVLDGQNQRLAGALAEKDSLLDDAATSEQLMKSIIDSVDVGIVVVDRDGHDMLMNRTQQRIHALASSVDLADPEESQLLVRYPGTSTTIPPDQRPVRRAVLGETFSNYIVDIGPPGHHATVSTSARQILDHHGQHAGAVVVFSDVTSYIETVRSQERFVAAVSHELRTPLTSVIGYLELARDDEDLSPTTTSFLEVAHRNAEQLLLIVQDLLADQVTRSGTQQLQLRPQRLSELAQQSVNSFALRAAEAGITLETEIVETPELPLDSNRMQQAVDNLLSNAVKYTPRDGRVRVVTVVGESHLELRVVDSGIGMSAQEQTNLFTEYYRTATARDSAIEGHGIGLALTRRIVVAHGGQISVRSTQGTGSTFTIHFSLDGIDGANG; via the coding sequence GTGGATGCACTCGTCTCCCTGACCCAGCGGCTCGGCAGGGTCGTCTCCCCCCACGGTGGGACGGCCTCGAAACAGCTCTACTTCGCCGGCTTCATGGTGGCGCTGACGGTGATGATCGCGATCTCCCGGCTCGAGCTGTTGACCGCACCGACGTACCTGCTCGCGCTCGGGGTCCTGGCCGTCTCCACCGTGCTCGCACTCGTGATCCGCTGGGACGAGCTGCGGACCGGGTGGGCGGTGGTGGTGCCGATGCTGGACATCATCGCGATCGCGCTGGTGCGGGATCATATGCGCGACACCGCGGTCGCGGTCTCCCTGCTGGTGTTCATCCCGAGCCTGTGGATGACGGCCCGGCTGCGCCTGCCGGGGGTGTGGATCTCGACTGCGGCCGTCACGGCGCTGTTCACGGGCCCCGTCATGCTCCGCGCGCCGTACATCGACACCCTGACCGTGGCCTACACCCTGCTCCTGCCGTTCACCGTGCTGCAGATCGGGCTGCTGGTCGCCGGCGGCCTGACGGTGCTGGACGGCCAGAACCAGCGCCTGGCAGGGGCTCTCGCGGAGAAGGACTCGCTGCTGGATGACGCGGCCACTTCCGAGCAGCTGATGAAGAGCATCATCGACAGCGTGGACGTGGGCATCGTGGTGGTGGACCGCGACGGGCACGACATGCTGATGAACCGGACCCAGCAGCGGATCCATGCCCTCGCCTCCTCCGTCGATCTTGCCGACCCCGAGGAGTCGCAGCTGCTGGTGCGCTACCCGGGCACCTCCACCACGATCCCGCCGGATCAGCGCCCGGTGAGGCGCGCCGTGCTCGGAGAGACCTTCAGCAACTACATCGTGGACATCGGACCGCCCGGGCACCATGCCACCGTCTCCACCTCGGCGCGGCAGATCCTGGACCACCACGGCCAGCATGCGGGCGCCGTCGTCGTGTTCTCGGACGTCACCAGCTACATCGAGACGGTCCGTTCGCAGGAGCGGTTCGTCGCAGCGGTCTCGCACGAGCTGCGCACGCCGCTGACCTCCGTGATCGGCTACCTCGAACTGGCGCGGGATGATGAGGACCTCTCCCCGACGACCACCTCGTTCCTCGAGGTCGCCCATCGCAATGCGGAGCAGCTGCTGCTCATCGTGCAGGATCTGCTGGCGGACCAGGTGACCCGCTCCGGCACCCAGCAGCTGCAGCTGCGTCCGCAACGGCTCTCCGAGCTCGCGCAGCAGTCCGTAAACTCCTTCGCGCTGCGCGCCGCCGAGGCCGGCATCACCTTGGAGACCGAGATCGTCGAGACCCCGGAGCTGCCGCTGGACTCGAACCGGATGCAGCAGGCGGTGGACAACCTGCTCTCCAACGCCGTGAAGTACACCCCTCGCGACGGGCGGGTACGGGTGGTGACCGTGGTGGGTGAGAGCCACCTGGAGCTGCGCGTCGTCGATTCCGGGATCGGGATGAGCGCTCAGGAGCAGACGAATCTGTTCACCGAGTACTACCGCACGGCCACCGCCCGCGACAGCGCGATCGAGGGCCACGGCATCGGTCTGGCGCTGACGCGCAGGATCGTCGTCGCGCACGGCGGGCAGATCAGCGTCCGCTCGACCCAGGGCACGGGGTCGACGTTCACGATCCACTTCTCGCTGGACGGGATCGACGGCGCCAACGGCTGA
- a CDS encoding response regulator transcription factor — MDRRVAVVVEDDEDIRGLMVELLGQSGFTVHPTASGAAGVLAVRTHAPTVVTVDLGLPDFDGYEVIRRVRQFSDAYVVMLTARAEEIDTLLGLEAGADDYITKPFRPRELRARIEAMLRRPRGGGTPAVPEVATASVTTASSAPLAPADELAPALPSSPPPASAPWSAGAAHASAVPTPYADSAAQASAVPTPYTDSAASVAPDDATSHVRLELDGLALYPRLHRVEVAGREIALTPTEFLLLEVLLRGGQVVRSKTQLARTVRGDYPDGGTYVSRSDERTIEVHVGNLRRKLAEDPHEPRWLQTVRGVGYRMVGRPVVVG; from the coding sequence GTGGATCGGCGTGTTGCCGTGGTCGTCGAGGACGACGAGGACATCAGGGGACTCATGGTCGAGCTGCTGGGGCAGTCCGGCTTCACCGTGCACCCGACGGCCAGCGGCGCCGCCGGGGTGCTGGCCGTGCGCACCCATGCCCCGACGGTGGTCACGGTCGATCTGGGTCTGCCCGACTTCGACGGCTACGAGGTCATCCGGAGAGTGCGGCAGTTCTCCGACGCCTACGTGGTGATGCTGACAGCTCGCGCCGAGGAGATCGACACCCTCCTCGGGCTCGAGGCCGGCGCCGACGACTACATCACCAAGCCGTTCCGCCCCCGCGAGCTGCGGGCCCGGATCGAGGCCATGCTGAGGCGGCCGCGCGGCGGCGGCACCCCGGCCGTGCCGGAGGTCGCGACGGCCTCCGTCACCACCGCGTCGTCGGCCCCCCTCGCCCCGGCCGACGAGCTCGCGCCGGCGCTGCCGTCCTCACCACCGCCCGCCTCCGCGCCGTGGTCCGCCGGTGCCGCGCACGCCTCTGCTGTGCCGACTCCGTACGCGGACTCCGCCGCACAGGCCTCGGCCGTGCCGACCCCGTACACGGACTCCGCCGCGTCCGTCGCACCGGACGATGCAACGTCGCACGTCCGTCTGGAGCTGGACGGTCTCGCGCTGTACCCGCGCCTGCACCGCGTCGAGGTCGCGGGGCGGGAGATCGCGCTGACTCCGACGGAGTTCCTCCTGCTGGAGGTGCTTCTGCGCGGCGGTCAGGTGGTGCGCTCCAAGACGCAGCTCGCCCGCACGGTGCGCGGGGACTATCCCGACGGCGGCACCTACGTCTCCCGCTCCGATGAGCGCACCATCGAGGTGCACGTGGGGAATCTTCGCCGTAAGCTCGCGGAGGATCCGCACGAGCCGCGCTGGCTCCAGACGGTGCGCGGCGTCGGCTACCGCATGGTGGGGCGGCCGGTCGTCGTCGGCTAG
- a CDS encoding nucleotidyltransferase family protein, translating to MTGPAMHRKPLSGPRGRRVVLHRVEIRRLLEKHGYTEPEIFGSVARGDDGANSDIDILVDVPSGTSLLDIIGVQIGLEDLLGCSVDLVPRKDLKPRVRARAVNDLMPL from the coding sequence ATGACTGGGCCTGCCATGCACCGGAAGCCGCTCAGCGGCCCGAGAGGGCGGCGAGTGGTTCTTCACCGCGTCGAGATCCGTCGACTCCTGGAAAAGCACGGCTACACCGAACCGGAGATCTTCGGCAGCGTGGCTCGGGGTGATGACGGGGCGAACAGCGACATCGACATCCTCGTGGACGTGCCGTCCGGGACGAGTCTGCTCGACATCATCGGCGTGCAGATCGGGCTCGAGGACCTTCTGGGCTGCTCCGTCGATCTCGTACCCCGCAAGGACCTGAAGCCTCGAGTTCGAGCACGAGCAGTGAACGATCTGATGCCGCTGTGA
- a CDS encoding DUF86 domain-containing protein produces the protein MVQDAVAMRLLEIGEAVKALSDGVTSREPEIPWRAIARMRDFLAHHYFVTDPAIVQAVVDKDLEPLEQAVQRLSDAARRS, from the coding sequence ATTGTCCAGGACGCTGTCGCGATGCGATTGCTGGAGATCGGAGAAGCAGTCAAGGCGCTCAGCGACGGCGTCACGAGCCGCGAACCAGAGATCCCGTGGCGCGCGATCGCCAGAATGCGCGACTTCCTGGCGCACCACTACTTCGTCACCGATCCGGCCATCGTGCAAGCGGTGGTGGACAAAGATCTCGAACCGCTGGAACAGGCCGTTCAGCGGCTGTCGGACGCGGCCCGCCGCAGCTGA
- a CDS encoding helix-turn-helix domain-containing protein — translation MVKHRRGGCRVVHEVADPQLRERAGGSLRNTRGTPRNTRGTPRNTRGTLRNTRETEPADEALPTVGLFHEEAGGSMDASMILHGIRRQLGIIRADLARLCGVSRSTVSRIEDCELDPTWGTLTRVLESSGFMIHGEDIVPTGDATAAVAARFVLDRVLDYVLIQESSKEPDPTAPTEPAILAALNGPAELQAWWQRWHRAGWLSDSPTTMGLKHLSHHASVISRGGRAAAPRLVVGDGRRWRDLALRIDEAGFTYAVSDMTAALESPGAGLAEVPRIYVSDPWMVASVLRLEGSPPGRGVPLVTAEWPELEDIVVGDGICFTSVGHALMDGQTGDEEERRKSALTLSRLVTGTLPVG, via the coding sequence GTGGTCAAGCACCGCCGGGGAGGGTGCCGGGTCGTTCACGAAGTTGCGGATCCGCAACTTCGCGAACGGGCGGGAGGTAGCCTCCGGAACACCAGAGGAACCCCCCGGAACACCAGAGGAACCCCCCGGAACACCAGAGGGACCCTCCGGAACACCAGAGAGACAGAGCCGGCTGACGAAGCGCTGCCGACAGTCGGGCTCTTCCACGAGGAGGCGGGAGGCTCTATGGACGCGTCGATGATCCTTCACGGGATACGGCGTCAGCTCGGTATCATCCGTGCGGATCTGGCACGGCTGTGCGGGGTGAGCCGATCGACCGTCAGCCGGATCGAGGACTGCGAGTTGGATCCCACCTGGGGGACCCTCACACGCGTCCTGGAGTCATCCGGATTCATGATCCACGGAGAGGACATCGTCCCGACGGGCGACGCCACGGCCGCCGTCGCTGCTCGTTTCGTGCTCGACCGCGTGCTGGACTACGTCCTCATTCAGGAGAGCAGCAAGGAACCGGATCCGACGGCACCGACGGAGCCGGCGATCCTCGCGGCGCTGAACGGGCCGGCGGAGCTGCAGGCATGGTGGCAGCGTTGGCACCGTGCGGGCTGGCTCTCGGACTCGCCCACGACGATGGGCCTCAAGCACCTCTCGCACCACGCAAGCGTCATCTCGAGGGGCGGTCGTGCTGCTGCGCCTCGCCTCGTCGTCGGCGACGGACGTCGTTGGCGGGATCTCGCTCTGCGGATCGACGAGGCCGGATTCACGTATGCCGTATCGGACATGACGGCTGCTCTCGAGAGCCCGGGGGCCGGACTCGCAGAGGTTCCGAGGATCTACGTCTCCGACCCCTGGATGGTCGCCTCCGTGCTGCGCCTCGAGGGCTCCCCACCTGGTCGAGGCGTCCCACTTGTCACGGCGGAATGGCCGGAGCTGGAGGACATCGTGGTCGGTGACGGCATCTGCTTCACCTCGGTGGGCCACGCTCTCATGGACGGCCAGACCGGGGATGAGGAGGAGAGGCGGAAGTCCGCCCTGACCCTCTCTCGACTCGTGACGGGCACCCTCCCGGTCGGTTGA
- a CDS encoding patatin-like phospholipase family protein, whose product MTLRQSAASAPDADGTQRMDLVLEGGGVKGIALAGALEVLEERGYRVNRVAGSSAGSIAGALATAGIPVNQIAQILRETDYRRFEDGPWWTRTLPGKALSILLFNGINPGTYLRDWLEEQLSLHGAPGRTGTFADLRYQDPDPGAEVWGPRAYRLVVTVSDLSAGRLRYLPLDAEIIGSTPDALRVVDAVRASASIPLFFRPVRRKNLRGKPTVLVDGGMLSNFPVSVFDRPGGKEPRWPTFGVKLSARPDPDRGVQNRITGPLSFGKAVVDTVTGFYDRLHIDSSHAVARTIFIDTSAVRTTQFHLSDADQELLYRTGRRAATEFLDGTGTREAWDFEAYKARFRQG is encoded by the coding sequence ATGACGCTCCGACAGTCTGCCGCCTCCGCTCCCGATGCCGACGGCACCCAGCGCATGGACCTGGTGCTGGAGGGCGGCGGGGTCAAGGGCATCGCCCTGGCCGGTGCGCTCGAGGTGCTCGAGGAGCGCGGGTACCGGGTGAACCGGGTGGCAGGCTCCTCGGCCGGCTCGATCGCCGGGGCTCTGGCGACCGCCGGGATCCCGGTGAACCAGATCGCGCAGATCCTGCGGGAGACGGACTACCGCCGCTTCGAGGACGGGCCGTGGTGGACCCGCACCCTGCCCGGCAAGGCGCTCAGCATCCTGCTGTTCAACGGGATCAACCCCGGCACCTACCTCCGTGACTGGCTCGAGGAGCAGCTCTCCCTCCACGGGGCCCCGGGCCGTACCGGCACCTTCGCCGATCTGCGCTACCAGGACCCCGATCCCGGTGCCGAGGTCTGGGGTCCGCGCGCATATCGGTTGGTCGTCACCGTCTCGGACCTGTCCGCCGGGCGGCTGCGCTACCTGCCGCTGGACGCGGAGATCATCGGCTCCACCCCTGACGCACTGCGGGTGGTCGACGCGGTGCGGGCCTCGGCCTCGATCCCCCTGTTCTTCCGCCCCGTGCGGCGCAAGAACCTGCGAGGGAAACCGACGGTGCTGGTGGACGGCGGGATGCTCTCGAACTTCCCGGTCTCCGTGTTCGACCGGCCCGGCGGCAAGGAGCCGCGCTGGCCCACCTTCGGCGTCAAGCTCTCCGCCAGGCCGGACCCGGATCGCGGAGTCCAGAACCGGATCACGGGGCCGTTGAGCTTCGGCAAGGCCGTGGTGGACACCGTCACCGGCTTCTACGACCGCCTGCACATCGACTCCTCCCACGCCGTGGCCCGCACGATCTTCATCGACACCTCCGCCGTGCGCACCACCCAGTTCCATCTCAGCGACGCGGACCAGGAACTGCTGTACCGCACGGGGCGCAGAGCCGCGACCGAGTTCCTGGACGGCACGGGCACGCGGGAGGCGTGGGACTTCGAGGCGTACAAGGCGCGGTTCCGGCAGGGCTGA